One stretch of Rhipicephalus sanguineus isolate Rsan-2018 chromosome 10, BIME_Rsan_1.4, whole genome shotgun sequence DNA includes these proteins:
- the LOC119372649 gene encoding glutathione S-transferase, with product MTSILGYWDIRGLAQPIRNMLVYQGVEFEDKRYVFGPEPDFDGEEWLSEKSTLGLRFPNLPYYMDDDVKITQSLAILRYLARKHELAAKDEDETLELDMLEQQARDLSWGLLMAVASPNYEETRPKYEEKMESLLQPWDEHLQDKEWALGDRVTYVDFLLYEGLDWNRELNAGAFEGFPALTSYTKRFEELPNIEEYFASDKYNKYPILGPMLKWGFEKE from the exons ATGACGTCTATCCTCGGTTACTGGGACATTCGAGGACTGGCGCAGCCCATCCGCAATATGCTGGTGTACCAGGGCGTTGAGTTCGAAGACAAACGGTACGTGTTTGGCCCGGAGCCTGACTTCGACGGCGAGGAGTGGCTGAGCGAGAAGTCGACACTGGGCCTCAGGTTTCCGAACCTGCCTTACTACATGGACGATGACGTGAAGATTACGCAGAGCCTGGCCATACTGCGCTACCTGGCGCGCAAGCACGAGCTCGCAGCTAA GGACGAGGATGAGACCCTGGAACTGGACATGCTGGAGCAGCAAGCCCGGGACTTGAGCTGGGGACTGCTCATGGCCGTGGCATCGCCAAACTACGAGGAGACCCGACCCAAGTACGAGGAGAAGATGGAGAGCCTTCTGCAGCCGTGGGACGAGCATCTGCAGGACAAAGAATGGGCGCTCGGCGACCGTGTCACTTACGTCGATTTCCTGCTGTACGAGGGGCTCGACTGGAACCGAGAGCTGAACGCGGGCGCCTTTGAGGGCTTCCCGGCGTTGACGTCGTACACGAAGCGCTTCGAAGAGCTGCCCAACATCGAAGAGTACTTCGCCTCGGACAAGTACAACAAGTATCCCATACTTGGACCGATGCTTAAGTGGGGCTTCGAGAAGGAGTAG